A single genomic interval of Spirosoma taeanense harbors:
- a CDS encoding ABC transporter ATP-binding protein, whose product MAEVKLVHVAKAYETGPRVIRDVSIEVKDHEFLVLVGPSGCGKSTILRMIAGLEEITEGDLLIDGQRVNDVPPKDRNIAMVFQNYALYPHMTVFDNMAFGLKLAGLPKDAIRQRVGRAAKLLEIETLLDRKPKDMSGGQRQRVAIGRAIVRNPKVFLFDEPLSNLDAKLRVQTRIELQKLHRELNATIIYVTHDQVEAMTLGDRIVVLRDGDVVQQDTPINLYNHPATQFVAGFIGTPPMNFVSGYIAEDAPIRFISTGGQIQISLENAPQADRLRLYMGQSITLGIRPEHLCNQPPQAQAVHEQRVVLEAIENMGNETLAYCTVEGTQLIARLAPNFSAPFGESIELHWNLDKCHFFDLQSGIAL is encoded by the coding sequence ATGGCCGAAGTAAAACTGGTCCATGTTGCCAAAGCGTACGAGACGGGCCCCCGCGTGATTCGGGACGTCAGCATCGAGGTCAAAGACCACGAATTTCTGGTGCTGGTCGGGCCGTCGGGCTGCGGCAAATCGACAATATTGCGCATGATTGCCGGCCTGGAAGAAATCACCGAAGGCGATTTGCTGATCGACGGCCAGCGCGTTAACGACGTACCGCCCAAAGACCGCAACATTGCCATGGTCTTTCAGAATTACGCGCTCTACCCCCACATGACCGTATTCGACAATATGGCCTTTGGATTAAAGCTCGCGGGTTTACCCAAAGACGCGATCAGGCAGCGCGTCGGCCGGGCCGCCAAACTGCTCGAAATCGAAACCCTGCTCGACCGCAAGCCCAAAGACATGTCGGGTGGGCAGCGGCAGCGGGTGGCGATTGGCCGGGCCATCGTCCGTAATCCCAAGGTGTTTCTGTTCGACGAACCCCTGAGTAATCTGGATGCTAAACTGCGGGTGCAGACGCGTATTGAGCTGCAAAAACTCCACCGCGAGCTGAACGCAACGATTATTTACGTCACCCACGATCAGGTGGAGGCCATGACGCTCGGCGACCGGATTGTGGTTCTGCGCGATGGCGACGTAGTGCAGCAGGATACACCCATCAACCTGTATAATCACCCCGCAACGCAGTTTGTGGCCGGGTTCATCGGCACGCCACCCATGAACTTCGTATCGGGTTATATTGCCGAAGACGCGCCTATTCGCTTTATCAGCACGGGCGGGCAGATACAGATCAGCCTTGAAAACGCTCCGCAGGCCGATCGACTACGGCTGTACATGGGGCAATCCATTACGCTCGGTATCCGCCCCGAACACCTGTGTAATCAGCCGCCCCAGGCGCAGGCGGTTCATGAGCAGCGCGTGGTGCTTGAGGCCATTGAAAACATGGGCAACGAAACACTGGCGTACTGTACCGTCGAGGGTACTCAACTGATTGCCCGTCTGGCGCCCAACTTCAGCGCGCCCTTCGGCGAGTCGATCGAGTTGCACTGGAATCTCGACAAATGCCATTTCTTCGATCTCCAGAGCGGTATAGCTCTGTAG
- a CDS encoding autotransporter outer membrane beta-barrel domain-containing protein has translation MQSTLTFRAFLALTALLPFAAAAQTNYVANTPNSVVPSTNNTLVGPSAGNLIMSGDNNTFLGTNAGRSNTSGQSNAFVGSSAGYSNTSGSYNSYVGTFAGYYTTTGSYNVFSGIAAGNNNTSGSNNVFTGANAGRNNTSGSNNTFLGYYAGYNNLTASNNILVGYQAGYYTNGRSNVALGVRALYINQSGSNNTVLGDSAGYSSNASGNVMLGSKAGYSNQTSTQNTFVGYQAGYSSTGPSNTFIGYAAGRANTSGQFNTFVGVQAGLSNTTGASNFIMGTNAGSSNTTGSANFFLGDNAGGQNTTGGYNVYLGANAGNGAGVNGDNNVAIGFESGRANSAGATNLFVGFRADAGANGLTNATALGPNAKVNVSNALVLGNGANVGIGTSAPTTRLQVTSGTSGQSGLRFENLTSATVPVTSASKFLTVDGNGNVILANSVSGTRVGDSSVESLWQRNGQFLQSTKGEAIIIGQGVGKTPAGYRLYVEQGILTEKVKVAVKNTSEWSDYVFADDYRLKSLTEVSRYVWANKHLPGVPSAAAVVQDGIDVGKMTATLLEKIEELTLYSIQLENELKSANQKHRQVSQQQESRLQAMEQRQAELENRLKTLSQKPANQK, from the coding sequence ATGCAATCAACGCTTACTTTCCGGGCTTTTCTGGCCCTGACAGCCCTCCTGCCGTTCGCTGCAGCTGCGCAAACCAATTACGTGGCCAATACGCCCAACTCGGTCGTGCCCAGCACCAACAATACGCTGGTTGGCCCGAGTGCGGGTAATCTGATCATGAGTGGCGACAACAACACCTTTCTGGGCACCAATGCGGGCCGGTCGAATACTTCCGGCCAGAGCAATGCGTTTGTGGGTTCCAGCGCGGGCTACAGCAACACCAGCGGCAGCTATAACTCGTATGTCGGCACCTTTGCCGGCTACTACACCACAACCGGCAGCTACAATGTTTTTTCCGGAATTGCGGCTGGCAACAACAACACGTCGGGCAGCAACAACGTCTTCACGGGCGCCAACGCCGGGCGCAACAATACTTCGGGCAGTAACAATACCTTTCTGGGCTATTATGCCGGCTACAACAACCTGACGGCCAGCAACAATATCCTGGTCGGGTATCAGGCCGGCTACTACACCAACGGCCGCAGCAACGTTGCCCTCGGCGTCCGGGCGCTTTACATCAATCAGTCGGGCTCCAACAATACGGTCCTGGGCGACTCGGCGGGTTATTCCAGCAACGCATCGGGGAACGTCATGCTCGGCAGCAAAGCAGGCTATTCGAACCAGACCAGCACCCAGAATACATTTGTGGGCTACCAGGCCGGTTACAGTTCGACAGGGCCCTCGAACACCTTTATCGGCTACGCAGCCGGGCGCGCCAACACCTCGGGGCAGTTCAACACGTTTGTCGGTGTACAGGCGGGCTTATCGAACACGACCGGCGCGTCGAACTTCATAATGGGCACGAATGCAGGCAGCAGCAATACCACCGGTTCGGCCAATTTTTTTCTGGGCGATAACGCCGGGGGCCAGAATACCACGGGCGGTTACAATGTCTATTTAGGCGCGAATGCCGGCAACGGCGCGGGCGTCAACGGCGACAACAACGTAGCCATCGGTTTTGAAAGCGGCCGGGCCAATAGCGCGGGAGCAACCAACCTGTTTGTAGGTTTCCGGGCCGACGCGGGCGCTAACGGACTCACCAACGCAACGGCCCTTGGCCCCAACGCAAAAGTGAACGTAAGCAACGCGCTGGTGCTTGGCAACGGCGCAAACGTAGGCATCGGCACCTCGGCTCCAACCACCCGCCTGCAGGTAACCAGCGGCACCAGCGGGCAGTCGGGCCTTCGCTTCGAGAACCTGACCTCGGCCACTGTACCCGTTACTTCGGCCAGCAAGTTCCTGACCGTTGATGGCAACGGCAATGTAATTCTGGCCAATTCGGTTAGCGGGACGCGCGTTGGCGATTCATCCGTTGAGAGCCTGTGGCAGCGTAACGGTCAGTTTCTGCAGAGCACCAAAGGGGAAGCCATCATCATTGGTCAGGGCGTGGGCAAGACACCGGCCGGTTACCGGCTTTACGTGGAACAGGGTATCCTGACCGAGAAGGTAAAGGTGGCCGTCAAGAATACCAGCGAGTGGTCGGACTACGTCTTTGCTGATGATTACCGCTTAAAAAGTTTGACGGAAGTCAGTCGGTACGTTTGGGCCAACAAACACCTGCCGGGCGTTCCCTCGGCCGCTGCGGTAGTTCAGGACGGCATCGACGTCGGCAAAATGACCGCTACCCTGCTGGAAAAAATCGAAGAACTGACGCTCTACAGCATCCAGCTGGAAAACGAATTGAAGTCGGCCAATCAGAAACATCGGCAGGTTAGCCAGCAGCAGGAAAGTCGCTTACAGGCCATGGAGCAGCGCCAGGCTGAACTGGAAAATCGGCTGAAAACGCTTAGCCAAAAGCCCGCCAATCAGAAGTAA
- a CDS encoding Gfo/Idh/MocA family protein has product MYHFHIDRRKFLQGTTASLALSALSASGMKTDFFNQAKTYRVALIGTGWYGKSDLFRLIQVAPVEVVALCDVDKNMLDGAAKLVSQRQKSGKTPKLYGDYRKMLAENKLDIVLIGTPDHWHALQTIDAVKSGAHVYVQKPISVDVIEGEAMVAAARKYNKVVQVGTQRKSTPHLIDAKKNIVDAGLLGKVSHVDMCCYLHMRNNGNPPVQPVPEFLDYEMWTGPAPMRPYDGLPHVRWWRTFMEYGNGIMGDMCIHMFDTVRWMLKLGWPTRISSTGGIYVQKDGKSNIPDTQSALFEYPDLNCSWEQRSWGTAVNPDYPWSFTLYGDKGTLWASTMQYDFIPVGKGEKIHKDVVYEKEKYPEDVTEPTNPKIELNAAPATRLHMLDFLNAIEHNSRPVADIEEGHISTASCILANLSMQTGRPMVYDPQKREVVGDKEATKLLQRPYRSGWVHPDPKRV; this is encoded by the coding sequence ATGTATCACTTTCACATTGACCGTCGTAAGTTCCTGCAGGGAACTACCGCATCGCTCGCGCTGTCGGCCCTGAGCGCCAGCGGCATGAAGACTGACTTCTTTAACCAGGCAAAGACCTACCGTGTGGCCCTGATTGGCACCGGCTGGTATGGCAAAAGCGATTTGTTCCGGCTGATTCAGGTCGCTCCGGTTGAAGTGGTGGCACTCTGCGACGTAGATAAGAACATGCTGGATGGAGCCGCCAAACTGGTTAGCCAGCGTCAGAAGTCCGGCAAGACACCGAAGCTCTACGGCGACTACCGGAAGATGCTGGCCGAAAACAAGCTGGACATCGTACTCATCGGCACCCCCGACCACTGGCACGCCCTACAAACTATCGACGCGGTGAAATCCGGCGCTCACGTTTACGTTCAGAAGCCAATCAGCGTCGACGTCATCGAAGGGGAAGCCATGGTGGCTGCGGCCCGTAAATACAACAAAGTCGTTCAGGTAGGTACGCAGCGCAAAAGCACTCCTCACCTGATCGACGCGAAAAAGAACATTGTTGATGCGGGTCTGCTGGGCAAAGTGTCCCACGTGGATATGTGCTGCTACCTGCACATGCGCAACAACGGCAATCCGCCGGTGCAGCCCGTTCCGGAGTTCCTGGACTACGAAATGTGGACCGGACCGGCCCCCATGCGGCCATACGACGGTCTGCCGCACGTTCGTTGGTGGCGTACATTCATGGAATACGGCAACGGCATCATGGGCGATATGTGCATCCATATGTTCGATACAGTACGCTGGATGCTGAAGCTGGGCTGGCCTACCCGCATCAGCTCGACGGGTGGTATCTACGTCCAGAAAGATGGTAAGTCAAACATCCCCGATACGCAGTCGGCTCTGTTTGAGTACCCCGACCTGAACTGCTCGTGGGAGCAACGCTCCTGGGGGACGGCCGTCAACCCCGACTATCCCTGGTCGTTTACGCTATATGGCGATAAGGGCACCTTGTGGGCCAGCACCATGCAGTATGATTTTATTCCCGTAGGCAAGGGCGAGAAGATTCACAAGGACGTTGTCTACGAAAAGGAAAAATATCCGGAAGACGTGACCGAGCCAACCAACCCGAAAATTGAGTTGAACGCGGCCCCGGCTACGCGCCTGCACATGCTCGACTTCCTGAACGCCATTGAACACAACAGCCGTCCGGTGGCCGACATCGAGGAAGGACACATTTCGACGGCCAGCTGCATTCTGGCGAATCTGTCCATGCAAACCGGTCGCCCGATGGTTTATGATCCGCAGAAGCGCGAAGTGGTAGGCGATAAGGAAGCGACCAAACTACTACAGCGGCCGTACCGTTCGGGCTGGGTGCACCCTGATCCTAAACGTGTTTAA
- a CDS encoding SMP-30/gluconolactonase/LRE family protein, whose protein sequence is MTYCYKAGLFAAALLTIAGHAFGLQNEAPKLDSARVVAPGAQPRQISSQFTFTEGPAVDKKGVIYFTDQPNDKIWKFDTDGKLSLFMDKTGRSNGLYFDKKGNLISCADEKDELWSISPKKKVTVLLKNYQGQRLNGPNDLWIDSKGGIYFTDPYYQRDYWDRKKPDIDGQKVYYLPKGKQEATLVADDLVQPNGIVGTPDGKFLYVADIRANKTYKYQINADGSLSNRQLFVEQGSDGMTLDEQGNVYLSGRGVTVYDPSGKKITNIPVPSRWVGNLCFGGKDRRTLFITATESVYTLPMQVRGVE, encoded by the coding sequence ATGACGTATTGCTATAAAGCCGGCCTGTTTGCAGCGGCTCTCCTTACCATAGCGGGGCATGCCTTTGGGTTGCAGAACGAGGCCCCTAAACTTGATTCGGCAAGAGTCGTTGCGCCCGGCGCTCAGCCCAGGCAGATTTCCAGTCAGTTTACGTTTACCGAGGGCCCGGCCGTCGATAAGAAGGGGGTAATTTATTTTACCGATCAGCCCAACGACAAAATCTGGAAGTTTGACACCGACGGGAAGCTGTCGCTTTTCATGGACAAGACCGGCCGCTCAAATGGCCTGTATTTCGACAAGAAAGGCAACCTGATTTCCTGTGCCGACGAGAAAGATGAACTCTGGTCGATCAGCCCGAAGAAAAAGGTTACGGTGCTGCTGAAGAACTACCAGGGTCAGCGGCTCAATGGCCCGAATGATCTCTGGATAGATTCCAAAGGCGGAATCTATTTCACCGACCCTTACTACCAGCGGGACTACTGGGATCGAAAGAAGCCGGACATCGACGGCCAGAAAGTGTACTACCTGCCGAAAGGCAAACAGGAAGCCACGCTGGTTGCCGACGATCTGGTGCAGCCCAACGGGATTGTAGGCACCCCCGACGGTAAATTTCTTTACGTCGCTGATATTCGGGCCAACAAGACCTACAAGTACCAGATCAATGCCGATGGCAGCCTGAGTAATCGCCAGTTGTTTGTCGAGCAGGGTTCGGATGGTATGACGCTGGATGAACAGGGCAACGTGTACCTGTCGGGCCGGGGCGTAACGGTCTATGATCCGAGCGGTAAAAAGATAACCAACATTCCCGTTCCCTCGCGCTGGGTTGGCAACCTGTGTTTTGGCGGCAAGGACCGGCGTACGTTGTTCATTACCGCAACCGAGTCGGTCTATACGCTGCCCATGCAGGTCAGGGGCGTCGAATAA
- a CDS encoding PA14 domain-containing protein translates to MEASLYSLIVGLSLLFVTGHTLAQKPVSGLKGEYFNGPNFEKKVCTRTDPQINFRWDWASEPAPGVQREYFSVRWTGKLYAPTSGVYHFSALVDDGVRVWVGNQKVLDEWRKQDDSNFIGSIRLRGKQWYDLKVEYYNDWKGSVIQLFWAQPNDQRIGLISQSIYRTIIPGDYLALPTPSRKPVAVRPAQVAAAPPRKAANQPIDRSTPVVNAPAKKSLAAFARVSTVKADHEPAEAASEPVAAKPFVMPERGKTLVLQQVRFEQSSYVLLSESFPFLNQLAKALKENPALRIEISGHTDNVGDPRLNQTLSEYRAKQVASYLIRQGVAEGRLEARGYGSTRPLFDNSIAAEQARNRRVEIKLL, encoded by the coding sequence ATGGAAGCAAGCCTCTACTCACTCATCGTTGGTCTGTCGCTGTTATTCGTCACGGGCCACACGCTCGCTCAAAAGCCCGTCAGCGGCCTAAAGGGCGAGTATTTCAACGGGCCAAACTTCGAGAAAAAAGTGTGTACCCGCACCGACCCGCAGATCAATTTCCGCTGGGACTGGGCAAGTGAACCGGCGCCGGGGGTTCAGCGGGAATACTTTTCGGTACGCTGGACCGGTAAGCTGTATGCGCCAACGTCGGGCGTCTATCATTTCAGCGCGCTCGTCGACGATGGCGTTCGCGTTTGGGTGGGCAACCAGAAGGTCCTTGACGAGTGGCGCAAACAGGACGACAGCAATTTCATCGGGTCAATCCGGCTCCGGGGTAAGCAATGGTACGACCTGAAAGTCGAATATTACAACGACTGGAAAGGCAGCGTCATTCAACTGTTCTGGGCCCAGCCTAACGACCAACGAATTGGCCTGATTTCGCAGAGTATCTATCGAACGATTATTCCGGGCGACTATCTGGCGCTGCCCACTCCTTCCCGCAAGCCAGTGGCAGTACGGCCCGCCCAAGTCGCTGCGGCTCCTCCCCGAAAAGCCGCCAATCAGCCGATAGACAGGTCAACGCCGGTTGTTAACGCCCCGGCTAAAAAATCCCTGGCGGCATTCGCGCGGGTAAGCACCGTAAAAGCCGATCATGAACCCGCCGAAGCAGCATCCGAGCCGGTAGCGGCAAAACCATTCGTGATGCCGGAGCGGGGTAAAACGCTGGTCTTGCAGCAGGTTCGATTTGAACAGAGCAGCTACGTGCTGCTTTCCGAATCCTTTCCGTTTCTGAATCAGCTGGCGAAGGCCCTGAAAGAGAATCCGGCTTTACGTATTGAGATTAGCGGCCATACCGACAACGTGGGCGACCCGCGATTGAACCAGACCTTATCCGAATACCGGGCCAAACAGGTTGCCTCCTATCTGATTCGACAGGGTGTTGCCGAGGGCCGCCTGGAAGCGAGGGGCTACGGCAGCACACGGCCCCTGTTCGACAATAGCATTGCTGCCGAACAGGCCCGCAACCGACGGGTTGAAATCAAACTGCTCTGA
- a CDS encoding dioxygenase family protein, protein MDTTRRRFFALLSALPLFSFFSTVNYRRSVTLLPTPPCDDHDEPTPPLEEGPFYSPRSPERNSLLEQGMAGTPLVLSGQVLNTNCKPVANVLLDWWQADNGGEYDNKGFRLRGHQYSDRNGRFQLETIVPGLYPGRTRHLHVKVQAPNQRILTTQLFFPDEPHNQRDRIFDPALLMAIRQKGDTQRADYTFVVNA, encoded by the coding sequence ATGGACACCACACGACGCCGTTTTTTTGCGCTGCTGTCGGCTCTGCCGCTGTTCAGCTTTTTCTCGACCGTCAACTACCGACGGTCTGTAACTTTACTGCCAACGCCCCCCTGCGACGACCACGACGAGCCCACGCCACCGCTGGAAGAGGGGCCGTTTTATTCGCCCCGATCGCCCGAACGGAACAGCCTGCTCGAACAGGGTATGGCCGGCACTCCGCTCGTGCTGAGTGGCCAAGTGCTGAACACCAATTGCAAACCCGTCGCCAATGTGCTGCTGGACTGGTGGCAGGCCGACAACGGGGGTGAATATGACAATAAAGGTTTCCGGCTGCGCGGGCATCAGTACTCTGACCGCAATGGGCGTTTCCAGCTGGAAACCATCGTTCCCGGTCTGTATCCCGGCCGTACGCGGCATCTGCACGTAAAGGTACAGGCTCCAAACCAGCGTATTCTGACTACGCAGTTGTTCTTCCCCGACGAGCCGCATAACCAGCGCGACCGGATTTTCGACCCTGCTCTGCTGATGGCCATCCGCCAGAAAGGTGACACGCAACGGGCCGATTATACGTTCGTCGTGAACGCCTGA